Below is a window of Xiphophorus couchianus chromosome 1, X_couchianus-1.0, whole genome shotgun sequence DNA.
tctttcttgtttttgtctgctCATTCAAACCTtaaagaaagagggaaaaaaacacccagaGGGAATATAAAACATAACCCCTGCTGTTTAAGCCTTACCCATCGCCACTGTTCATATTTTAtcttgctttgtgtttgcatgtgccAAGGGACAGAGCGTGGTGCTACAAAAGATGAAATGCCAACAAGGTTTTCTCAGATTAATTAGTGTTGAAGATCAAACAACCAACAGCAGGTTGCACTAAATTCCCACCTAGTCTTTTCCCCTCCTGAAACAATTAAGACGCTCTCAATCTGTCTCAGTTACTGCTCTATGACATGTGACCACCCTGCCTGCAGTCACCTTATCAGGAGGTGGAGAGGTGCAACTCTTGTGGGAATACTCTCACCATCTGCTTATCTTAGCAAATCGGAGCCTCGTGTTTGCTGGAACAGTTTTTGGAACAGATGAGGGGCCTCACTCTCAGTCAGCATCTGTTAATCAGAGAGTCTCTGAATAACGTGGTGAGAGACAGATAGCTATGTTTGGGTTTATACACAAGCATCATACCAAagcttgaataaataaatgaattggGTGATACAAGCAAAACTACtagactaaaacaaaacacaccatGAAGTTATCCACTATCTAAGCACAGACAACCAGACTTTCCTCTCCTCAGCCGCTTGGGCCAGCTCCTCTGAGGGAATACCAAGACACTCCCCGGCCAGCAGAGAAACACCGTCCCTCCAATGTATTGTGGGTAATCCTCTGAGTCTCTTCCTGGTGATCATACTCAGAATACCTCACCAGGGGGTTGTCTGTCCTAACCAGACAACTGAGCCACCTCAACGGCCTCCTCTTGACTTAGAGAAGTAGCCGCTCTTCTCTGAATCCCTCCTGGATAACCAAGCTCCTCATATTgcctctaagggagagcccaaaCTCTCTGCAAAGGAGACTCATTTCAGCCACTTGTATCCACAATCTCTTTCTTTCGGTCACTACCCAAAGCTCTTAACCATGGATGAAGGTAGGTAGGAACTTACACCAGGAAATGAGGgtctctcttcaccacaacagacGCAGCACAACCCCACCTATCGATCTCCCACTCCATTGTTCTGTTATTCTTGAACAAGACCCTGAGATACTTAAATTCTTCCATTTGGAGCAAGACCTTGTCGGAAAGCACACTCTCTTCTTTTCTGGCTCAAAACAGTCGTCTTGGATTTGGAGATGGTGATTTTCGTcctggccgcttcacactcaGTTGCAAACCGCTCCCAGTGCAAGCTGGCGATCATGATCTGATGAAGCTAACAGCACTATGTCATCTGCAAAACAAGAAACCCAATCTTTAGGCTACCAAAGCGGATCTCCTCAGCAACTTGGTTCTGCCTAGAAACCTTGGCCATGAAAAAAGTCTGACTGTTAGCAATGTGAATTAAGCTCTCACACTGGATGTAGGGACCTAGCAGCCGGTATCAAGGTGTACCCTGTACTCCCAAAGTACGCCCAGGACTACCTGAATAACACAATGAAACGCATTGCAGGTGATGGGCACAAAACACATGCAGACTGGTTGAACAAACTTCTATGCCCCCTCTAGGATCCTAAAGAGGGTGTAGAAATGGTTCAGTGTTCTACAGCCAGGATGAAACCCACACTGATCCTCCTGAATTTGAGGTTTGACTATCCCATATAACTTCTCCAGAAACCTTGAATTTACCTAACCAAGAAGAATATCATTGTTAAGAAAAGATTTTTGGAGCTGtgctaaaaatactttttttttttattcaaataagtTTCAGACATTCTGTATTTTCAACAGGGATGTTTAGTTTTGAACATCTGAACTGATGTCAAAGTTAGGATGGTCTTTCTAATGTGGGCTTACACTGCCCTCTTGTGGTTTTATCAATGCTTGCTTCAGTAAGTCCTGGACATGATATGCATGAACCTTTAGAAAATAAGTAATTTGAGCgtgttttaatgaggaaaaaaacttttttgaaatTCTGTATATTTTCAggtttattaatttaattatggTTCAGTCATATTTCTTCGTTATTGTTTCTACTTTGAAATCAGACAGGAACGAACAACTGTTGCTTGTTTCTTCAGGTGGAAGAGGACGGCTCGTTGAAGGAGCAAATCAAAATGGCGAGTCAAGAGGAGTCAGTGAGGGAGTTCGTCGCTGTTACCGGCGTGGAGGAGGAGAGGGCCCGCTTTTTCCTGGAGTCCGCCGGTTGGAACCTGCAGGTAGAGATTTTCAGCGGGTTTTCCTTCGACTGTGTCGGGCAGAACCGGGCTCTGTCAGAAGCAAACTGCGGTTAAACACTGTGTTTGATGAGTAGCTCACCGGCTAACGTTAGCCTGTGTCGCCAGTCATTTGTGCAAGTCACCCCTGGACAATACCGACCCCAGTGATTTCAGACACCAACAGAGACGTCGTCGGACAGCCAAATAGCCAACTATGAACAGCTGTACTCGTCTATATACGGGCGTCTTTCTGTCAAGTTTTAGCCGGTGTGCCGTGGTTCCAGTGAGCCGTGCTAGCCAGCGTTAGCCCCCTGTTAGGTTGGATTAAATTTAGTTGACGCAGTAAGGGTAAAGCTGCTAGCCTGTAACCTGAAAAGATAGCAGAGTCATCAGTCGAATTCAAATATAACATTGTGTTTATGGTTACAGACATGTTAATAAGACACATAAACGAAGGAGGTTATTTAGAGAAACTAAATAATCTCGAGTTTCTGCTTAAAAGCGACTCCATAGATACGAAAGGAAACATGCCAGAGTCATGTGAGCACAACAGCAGAGTTTGGATAACAGATTTTACGTTTTTTTATGAGGCATTGTTAAACTGTGTTGGTTTAGTTCAACCAGAATTTCTTTGACAGTAATGTAATAACTGTCAAAAACTCTAGTGAAAAATAAGAGACCTGGCAGCATTTTAGTGTAAGCAGTTGAGTTAGAAAAACCAAGACCAATTACCGCTACTGATTAGATATGTGAAACgttactttaaataaatcaacatgtttttgtttttgcttctcaTTTTTAATTGTCAAACCTGCAACAGTGGCTGTGGGAAAACATGGCGCTCTGTCTTATCCCagcagtttcagtttcattcGGCAACTAAAGGTTCCTTTGTTCTCACTTGGTTTTAAGATTTGGCCTGAACGATCAGATCTGAGTTACTTACTGTGCAGACAAAATAAACGTGTCCCTCGCACAGCGGGCAACAATCAactacttttttgtgtgtgttggtgttaCAATTTGATTGTTAAATCCAGGGGTCAGCCACATTTTCAAAAAGCCACATTCCCCTTGTtgctacaaaattaaaaacttgacTAGAGCACATGAAATGTCTTTTTGAATATGTACTAAATTAAGTCTTATTTTGAAAGCTACAGAAGCCAAGAAAAGATGTTTTCCGCATATATTTTGTCtaatacttttcttttaagttgATTTCCTTAAAATTCAGGCACAACCACATGCATTTGAGGAATGGAAGTTAATGCACACATCAATCGTCTCGTGTTAGTTTTGAGAAACCAAGGTTTGATTTCACGAGATTAACTCATCTTCAGAAAACCACTGGGAAATTAACTTATTTCAAGAAAACCATTGGGAAAAGCAAATGTCCAGACTCGGCTTCTGTGGAAAGCAAAGgaaattcaacaaaaatcttcatatttttgatcaaagtgtctctaaaaatgacaacaaaaaaaaatattttgtcatatgaGAACAAGTGAATATGCCCTGCCCATCAACATGTCAAATAAAGAAAGATGGGTAGCATAGTGTCGCAGCCTTTCGttccaaaaaagcaaaaaaaaactccaataaaGGTTGTGGGTGGTAACGGGTGGTTTGGGATTTGTACGTACTTTTactgattcatttattgttaaagttgaaataaaaggtcttgtaacttagttgaaatgaaaaatactcTCAATTTAATGttcaagtggtcaaaaaatCATTCCCAAAAGCCTCCCGTCCACACCAGACATTCACCAAACAATCCACCCAGCacccggtgtgttcttaatTGCTCAAATTGGTGGGCGGGTCTAACAATTAACAACgtaatctaaataattccaaatataaaaattaattacaaattttgaatctaaattaacttaaatatattcccattacccaaagaacaaaacaaaattggtagaaattataaactacaaaacttttacataaatggccacGACACATAGTGTAGCGCTAGTTACACGAGACGAATTCCTGCGTCTCATTTCCGTCTCCACGTTTCCTCCCCAGCTTGCACTGGGCAGTTTCTTTGAAGATGGAAACGATGATGACATTATCACACTTCCTCAGCCTGAGGGCGGCTCCTCCGTGTCTCGATCTACTGGGCCCAGGTGGGAtcttttttacatcttttcttCAACATTTGTTCTATTCAGACTTGTATTAATATTATTACTATTGTTTAGTAATTTTGCAATATAAAAACTACCATTTATGTACAGTAGTCAGCCCAGGGTGACCTCCTTCAGAGATCTGATGCATGAGGCAGAGGATGaaagtgatgaagaggagggtCAGAGGTAAGTGAACTGACTAATAAtggcttttttctgtttctcaggtggaattatttctacatttaaatgtgtaattaaagAATAAAAGGTAATTCAGATTATATTTTAATAGCTTCTTCATGTTGGAGCTTTTAGACAATAGTCATGCAGGGTTGCCCTCAGAAAACCTGATGGCCCTCCAGGCTTATTGTATTCTGGGGAAAATCCTGCCATGTTTCtttcaatgctttttttcatttgcattttgatGTATTGATTTAGAAAGGGTTGATGGAAACTGAACAGTTCTAAAGAACTTCTTCAAGTTTTTCCACTCACTTGACATGGTTCTTGGCTTTTCCAAAAAAGAGTTAACGTGCTAAAgaggagatggaaacacattttcaggATAAGTCAAACATAGCGAACTTTCCCATCCAGTTGtgggtctgtgccttaccagagggaCAAAGTTCAAACCTCTAAAGTTTATCAAAGGAAGACTAaatttttctgagatgtgtgCTCCATGCCTGTTAGCaacctctgcttcctgtttattatGCCATACGCAACATCAACATCTGACAAAATCCTGCCTTGCATAGCCTGGTTGATACACTCCaaaccagtagatggaaacacACTTAAtttgcctgttttctttttatttcttcttttttgcaacatttaaaaaatcagttgaATATTTGAAGAACAATCGGATGGGAACACAGctgttaaatgtaaaaataaacacgtGGATATTTCAGAAGCTTTGATAAGTTCTAGATTAATGAAGGGAAAAGCAATTTGCACTTTCCCTTATAAATGGCTGTTGCACTCATAGCAGCGCTCTCTGGCATCCTCATCCTGACTGAGGCCGACACAGGAAGAGGCACACCTTAGGAAGCTGGTTCCAGAAAGCACCAAGCCAGTTTGGGCCCCCACCTCGTTCACTGGGAGCCACTGGTGTTCCTGCTGCATAAACAGATTCCTCTGCCAGGGCGATCCACTGGGCTGCTTTCTAACGGATGAGGGAGGATTTAATGgtgattttattaaatcaacacACGAACCGAACATTTTGTCCATAAATAgttatcaaatattttactaatcTACACTCTTGAACTGGTTTTATGGTCTTAAACCAGGCTTAAATCATACTTTTTGTTGGAAACAAAGGTAGTCGTGCTTTGGGTGTGTTTGTTCACTGGTATTTTCTGTATTGTTTGTATTGTGTATCTCAGACTTGAGTTGGTATGACTAGCTGcttattcacttttttaaacaatgacCATAATAGTTGCTCAgctgaattatgtttttttcttccctttgaaATGCTTAAAGAATGCCAGTCCAAACCAGTTAGCTTCGCCTGGACAGATTCTGATTCTGTGTGCTGCTGAGAACTTCAACCTTTATGGAATAACCCAAAAAccatctgtgttttattttctattacttTTAATACGCTCTGAGAAAATAAAGGCCCAGATCAAGATGGCTAATGTTGtctaaatacttttaaataaatactttacattCCATTTTCTACATCAGCATTGTGTCCCATTCAACACTCTCCACACTAGCTGCGTTTTCTTtccaaatgtgcgcaaaacatTGATGTTCCGCTAATGTCtaacaaatacaattttgcgATTCCAGTGTTTCCAGTAAACAagcgacccacattcaggcaaaacATAGCCTCgacgcgggttcgactcccggacccgatgacgtttaccgcatgtcttcccccctctccttccccctttcctgtcagcctactttgaaaaagggacactagagcccacaaaaaattaaagatCCCTTGCggggcaaaaaaagaaaagaaaagcatggCACTCCATCATCCtgcaactacttcctgtcgtcgtcctcatcttttctgtcattttcatcttttccaccagttgttgatcatgtgacgcacaaaaagtgtttccatggtAGTTTTGCGACATGAATAAATTTCGATACGGCCAGAACAAACGCCTCAATTTAGCACCAAAACCTTAGtgtaaaacaacagttttttttcaaaattgctgtgtttgcattaagttaatttattttcataatgttaATTAGCACCATTGTACGGTCAGTGGACACGGAGCTACTGACGCCCCAttcataagaaaaatgttttcccatgAATCAGTTTGCTCTGGCCAGGCCAACGACTGAATCATTCCCTTCTGATTCATTTGACTTTCTGATGAtttgactaaacaaaattttgtgtgaaacacaaaattacagaGCAAGCTCCCTCGCTTTGcaggggtgggcatttattgtattgtactaaccctaaccctattcCTTGTATTTCACCCTTATTGTGAAATacaagaattttgatttatcatcgTCTCAATCATAACAGGTTTTTCGCGGGGGGATCAGAGCGCAGCGGGCAACAGATCGTTGGTCCGCCAAAGAAGAAGAGCTCCAACGAGGTCGTGGAGGATCTGTTCAAAGGGGCCAGAGAACATGGAGCCGTGCCTCTGGACCGGACTGGGAAAGGACTAGGAGAATCCAGCAAAGCAAAGGTCCAGTTTACTTATGTTTTTactgtctgttttctgtttgtctttcacTCTGTTTTCATGACCTTGTGTCGTTTCTTAGGCTTTTGTTGGTGGAGGTTACAGACTGGGCGCCGCTCCAGAAGAGGAGTCGACCTACGTATCTGGAGAGAGGCAATCGTCTAACAGCCAGCAAGACGTAAGAGCAGGTCCTCCTTCCCTTCACTTCCTACCGGGTTTGCCTTGGTGTTACCATGCCAATCAGATCCCGGTTATCCTCTGTGATGCAAACAAACATGGAGCCACCTTACAAACCGAGTCTGTTTTCTGAGCAACAAAGAGAACACTAATAATCCAAAGCAGAAAATGTACCACTTTAAAATCTCACTGAGTGATATCACAAAACTTGATATTGCTACTTtgcttattttcaaaaatttagcaagtgcggtgtttccattaaataaagcaattaaaataacaggtgaataagtttgttcacataagtaattaaaaacacGCTACGTCATCGTCCTCCTATCACTTCCTGccgtcttctttgtcgtttctgccagtagcaacatctggttgttgatcatgtgacttgtgatgTGAatgaagtgtttccattgcagttttgcaaaatccACTCATTTCGATATGACCAAAAACACCACCTCAACCTAGCGCCAAAACgtatcaaaaaacatttttgaaattgcCTTCAATCCTATTTATCAGTCCTATTTAAACGCAGCTAATGTCTGTGGTGTGGTCATTTTTGTTGGTGTTTAAAGGTCAGCCAGAAAATTGCAATTATTGCACCCCTACAAAAAATGTGCTCCCCCCCCCCTCAACTGCATCAGAATTAAACCCAAGGGTGTAGTGATTGTGTCTCATGTGGGTATGGTGTGTTTCTTTTTGCGTAAGGTACATGTGGTTCTGAAGTTGTGGAAGACGGGCTTCAGCCTGGATAACGGTGAACTTAGAACTTACAACGACCCAGGGAACGCTAACTTCCTGGAGGCAATTAGACGAGGGTGAGACAACTTTCACAGGCCGTATGTCCCATGccagggatgtcaaactccagtcctggagggccactgccctgcaactttttgatgtgcctctgctgcaccacacctgaatagaataattagcaAGGCTCTAGAGAATgtatctacacaagaaggaggtaattaagccatttcattccagtgttttgtacctgtggcacatctaaaaactggacagcggccctcgaggactggagtttgacacttgtgtCCTAAGCGGATAAATCAGATCCAGCATCAGTCACATTGATGTGTTCCTGTAGGGAGATTCCTCTGGAGCTGAGGCAGCGTGCTCGAGGGGGCCAGGTCAACCTGGACATGGAGGACCACAGAGACGAGGACTTTGCTAAGCCCAAGGTCTCCTTTAAAGCCTTTGAAGGTGAAGGACAGAAGCTAGGAAGGTGAGATTTCTAACCAGGTGTATATTTGGCTGGATATcaacagtttttataaatttagcCTGATTATTGTAtctctttggtttttcttttttctccagtgCCACTCCAGAGTTGATTTCAGCTCCACCCACCTCCCAGCAGGACCAGGCCGCCAACGAGGCCCAAGCCAGTTCCTCCGTCAGCCTTGACCCCTCTCAACCTACTACTAACATTCAGATCCGACTGGCTGACGGCGGCAAGCTGGTCCAGAGGTTCAACCACACCCACAGGTGAACACTTATAGGGTTGGAGGCGGAGACTTCTGGAAGTGGATTAGTTATAaatcagaaaactgcagaactttgtgaaaggagcagtattatgttaaattgactttttgagctttatgaCAGGTTAAGATGTtactccctcatcaaaaacatacctggggtGTTGTCTTCATtcttatgcatgtttgaggaatcatGGCAACCAACTGTACAAAACACCTGGTTGAACCTACTTTTCCCTTCAAGTTGAAGCTCTTCGTCAGCTGCAGGTTTCAAGCTCTTACCTCACAGAGTAGCCCtcccctcccccactcagctccttcagactagccagcagcaatcagcaaacacccGGTGGAATtatgcatctgctgagcttgtTATAAGTTCAATTCTCAGTTCAATTCTGGTAAAAACTTTAAggtttaatagaggagccatgttttGATGACTTCATGAAAGTGGAGTTTCAGCAAGAGCATGAgttccttaaagagacagacgcccaatttcaagtaaaatttcttttaagtaatttgatatataaagcatttttataataactgaaggtaacatggttACTTGATTTGCTATATCAGTAAATACTAAATattatgtggctggaaaacgcataatactgcccctttaagattgTAATCAAAACTGTAACCTAAGCGTGACTTTTAAAAAGCCTCACTTTTTAGTTAAACCTCATTTGTCTTTTgggattttaaattttttataataaacagGATAAGAAATAGTCAACTTAATGCAGACAAATAACAAGGAGATAATGTAATCATAGATCAGTGTTCTTATTGTCAGCTTTCATTTCTCTTCCCTGTAAACGGATGAGATCTGACCAGTCCCAGGTCCAACATTATAGGACACCATTTAGGATGATGCTTTCAGGTCCAAACAtctacagaaacaaaacaagttcaAGTATTTTAAATAGGTGTCATAACATAGTTTAAATACTCTTATGGCGGTTGTTTATTCAGAAAGGGAGCCTccttaaagtaaatatttgatcGAGTAATGTTAAGCTAATACACCGCCGCACCCTCACTGGAGAGAAGTCCCAGTTCAAGAAACCAAAACATCTAACTGGTGCAAATTCTAGTGCAAGTATTATTCAAGTGttcttcttatttatttattttttttaatttaaaaccagtGATCTGTGATTGCATCAGTGATTGCAAATTTTTTgtccaggtccctcttgaaaatgagatctagatctcaacggggtttacctggttaaataaaggaata
It encodes the following:
- the nsfl1c gene encoding NSFL1 cofactor p47 isoform X1; this translates as MASQEESVREFVAVTGVEEERARFFLESAGWNLQLALGSFFEDGNDDDIITLPQPEGGSSVSRSTGPSSQPRVTSFRDLMHEAEDESDEEEGQRFFAGGSERSGQQIVGPPKKKSSNEVVEDLFKGAREHGAVPLDRTGKGLGESSKAKAFVGGGYRLGAAPEEESTYVSGERQSSNSQQDVHVVLKLWKTGFSLDNGELRTYNDPGNANFLEAIRRGEIPLELRQRARGGQVNLDMEDHRDEDFAKPKVSFKAFEGEGQKLGSATPELISAPPTSQQDQAANEAQASSSVSLDPSQPTTNIQIRLADGGKLVQRFNHTHRVSDLRQFVVLARPAMAAREFVLMTTFPNKELADESQTLQEANLLNAVIVQRLN
- the nsfl1c gene encoding NSFL1 cofactor p47 isoform X2 — encoded protein: MASQEESVREFVAVTGVEEERARFFLESAGWNLQLALGSFFEDGNDDDIITLPQPEGGSSVSRSTGPSQPRVTSFRDLMHEAEDESDEEEGQRFFAGGSERSGQQIVGPPKKKSSNEVVEDLFKGAREHGAVPLDRTGKGLGESSKAKAFVGGGYRLGAAPEEESTYVSGERQSSNSQQDVHVVLKLWKTGFSLDNGELRTYNDPGNANFLEAIRRGEIPLELRQRARGGQVNLDMEDHRDEDFAKPKVSFKAFEGEGQKLGSATPELISAPPTSQQDQAANEAQASSSVSLDPSQPTTNIQIRLADGGKLVQRFNHTHRVSDLRQFVVLARPAMAAREFVLMTTFPNKELADESQTLQEANLLNAVIVQRLN